The proteins below are encoded in one region of Marinobacter sp. F4206:
- a CDS encoding MerR family DNA-binding protein produces the protein MRVKQLAEAAAVNPDTVRFYTREGLLNPSRNPENNYQQYGTDDLRRLRFARKARQLGFSLPEIRAILDQADDHHSPCPMVREVFEQRLAEVEREITELQQLRERMKGALSAWRDMPDGTPDGHTICRLIEHWDDGSTVNGHEE, from the coding sequence ATGAGAGTCAAACAGTTAGCGGAAGCGGCGGCGGTCAATCCAGACACCGTGCGTTTCTATACCCGGGAAGGGCTGCTGAACCCCAGCCGTAATCCGGAGAACAATTACCAGCAGTACGGCACCGACGACCTGCGCCGGCTGCGCTTTGCCCGCAAGGCCCGGCAGCTGGGTTTTTCGTTGCCGGAGATCCGGGCCATTCTCGATCAGGCCGACGATCACCACTCGCCCTGCCCGATGGTGCGCGAGGTGTTTGAGCAGCGACTGGCCGAGGTTGAGCGGGAGATCACCGAACTCCAGCAACTGCGCGAGCGCATGAAAGGCGCGCTTTCGGCCTGGCGGGATATGCCCGATGGCACCCCGGACGGCCACACCATCTGCCGCCTGATTGAACATTGGGACGATGGGTCGACCGTGAACGGACATGAGGAGTGA
- a CDS encoding heavy metal translocating P-type ATPase has protein sequence MTETTALKTALSISGASCQGCAKKIRAALEPLTGNPDLVEVNLEEQTVALPDDIDLDDAARRVTEAGYPAEPVSGKTESSCCSVEQKPAPEPEAPEEAANQGDHAHESADAANDGAGQIALSVSGATCASCVNTIEKALKSVPGITHAHMNLADNTATATGQADPKALVKAVESAGYGASVIENEDEADERKQAQDKKTYRSLLIKMAVSLSLGLGLMVWGMGFGTMMVTEANQGIWLVLGAITLVVMAATGGHFYTGAWKAFRHHNANMDTLIALGTGTAWLYSIVVASIPGALPEMARHVYFEASAMIIGLINLGQALELRAKGKTSEAVRRLLDLRAKTARVIRDGEERDIPVEEVRKGDRIRVRPGEKLPVDGEIAEGSTRIDESMLTGEPMPVSKGEGDEVSAGTLNTHGSIIYTATRVGSETALAQIIQLVKKAQGSKPAIGRLADKISSVFVPTVMLIAVVAALVWYNVGPEPAVVHMMVAATTVLIIACPCALGLATPMSVMVGVGKAAEYGALIRQGDALQTAGKLDLVILDKTGTITEGHPAVTRMHATDGDEQKLLAIAAGLEQHSEHPLAEAVVARAKDDGVTLESVSNFEALNGKGVRGDYNGQPVRLGNRRWLENEGLEVSGLDDVARDITDQAGTPLFVALGDSVLGVIGVADAIKPDSEAAIARLHEAGIKVMMVTGDIDATAKAIAARAGIDDYRAEVLPEDKAEVVSAMRGKGYTVAMVGDGINDAPALAAADVGFAIGTGTDVAIESASITLMRGSLHGVPDAIQISRATVKNIHQNLFGAFIYNSLGIPIAAGLLYPVWGILMSPILAGAAMSLSSVTVVTNANRLRWFKTGQDARREAPKTDHDQQEVRN, from the coding sequence ATGACTGAGACAACGGCATTGAAAACCGCCCTGTCCATTTCCGGCGCCTCGTGCCAGGGCTGCGCCAAGAAGATTCGGGCCGCCCTGGAACCACTGACCGGAAATCCGGACCTGGTGGAGGTGAATCTGGAGGAACAGACCGTCGCGCTGCCAGACGACATCGATCTGGACGACGCGGCCCGCCGGGTGACCGAGGCGGGTTATCCGGCCGAGCCGGTTTCCGGGAAGACCGAATCCAGCTGCTGCAGCGTGGAACAAAAGCCGGCGCCGGAACCGGAGGCCCCGGAGGAAGCGGCCAACCAGGGTGATCACGCCCACGAAAGCGCGGATGCGGCGAACGATGGGGCCGGTCAGATTGCCCTGTCGGTGTCTGGCGCCACCTGCGCCTCGTGTGTGAACACCATTGAGAAGGCGCTGAAATCGGTGCCGGGTATCACCCATGCCCACATGAACCTGGCCGACAACACGGCCACCGCCACCGGCCAGGCCGATCCGAAAGCGCTGGTTAAGGCGGTCGAAAGCGCCGGCTACGGTGCCAGCGTGATCGAGAACGAAGACGAGGCCGACGAGCGCAAGCAGGCGCAGGATAAGAAGACCTACCGCAGCCTGTTGATCAAGATGGCGGTGAGCCTGTCCCTGGGTCTGGGCCTGATGGTCTGGGGCATGGGTTTCGGCACCATGATGGTGACCGAAGCCAACCAGGGGATCTGGCTGGTACTGGGTGCGATTACCCTGGTGGTGATGGCGGCCACCGGCGGTCATTTCTACACCGGCGCCTGGAAAGCCTTCCGGCACCACAACGCCAACATGGACACCCTGATCGCGCTGGGTACCGGTACCGCCTGGCTGTATTCCATCGTGGTGGCCAGCATACCGGGCGCGCTCCCCGAAATGGCCCGGCACGTCTACTTCGAGGCGTCCGCCATGATCATCGGCCTGATCAACCTGGGGCAGGCCCTGGAGCTGCGTGCCAAGGGCAAGACTTCGGAAGCGGTGCGGCGGCTGCTGGACCTGCGCGCCAAGACGGCCCGGGTGATTCGCGATGGCGAGGAACGAGATATTCCGGTGGAAGAGGTCCGCAAGGGCGACCGGATCCGGGTGCGCCCCGGCGAGAAGCTGCCGGTGGATGGCGAGATTGCCGAGGGTTCCACCCGCATCGACGAAAGCATGCTCACCGGTGAACCCATGCCGGTGAGCAAGGGCGAAGGCGATGAGGTCTCCGCCGGCACCCTGAATACCCACGGTTCCATCATCTACACGGCCACACGGGTCGGCAGTGAAACCGCGCTGGCCCAGATCATCCAGCTGGTGAAGAAGGCCCAGGGCTCCAAGCCCGCCATTGGCCGGCTGGCCGATAAGATTTCCTCGGTGTTCGTACCCACGGTGATGCTGATTGCCGTGGTGGCGGCCCTGGTCTGGTACAACGTAGGCCCGGAGCCGGCTGTGGTCCATATGATGGTGGCAGCCACCACGGTGCTGATCATCGCCTGCCCCTGTGCCCTGGGCCTGGCGACGCCGATGTCGGTGATGGTGGGCGTTGGCAAGGCCGCGGAATACGGCGCTCTGATTCGCCAGGGCGATGCGTTGCAGACCGCCGGCAAGCTGGATCTGGTGATCCTGGATAAGACCGGCACCATCACCGAGGGCCACCCGGCGGTCACCCGGATGCACGCCACCGATGGCGATGAACAGAAGCTGTTGGCCATTGCCGCCGGGCTCGAGCAGCACTCCGAGCATCCGTTGGCCGAAGCGGTGGTGGCGCGCGCCAAGGACGATGGCGTGACCCTTGAATCCGTTAGTAACTTCGAGGCCCTCAACGGCAAGGGCGTGCGGGGCGATTACAACGGCCAGCCCGTTCGCCTGGGCAACCGCCGCTGGCTGGAAAACGAAGGCCTGGAAGTGTCGGGGCTGGACGACGTCGCCCGGGACATCACCGATCAGGCCGGCACCCCGCTGTTCGTTGCCCTGGGCGACTCGGTGCTGGGGGTTATCGGCGTGGCCGATGCCATCAAGCCCGACTCCGAGGCGGCGATTGCGCGCCTGCACGAGGCCGGTATCAAGGTCATGATGGTCACCGGTGACATCGATGCCACCGCCAAGGCGATTGCCGCCCGGGCCGGCATTGACGACTACCGCGCCGAGGTCCTGCCGGAAGACAAGGCCGAGGTGGTCAGCGCCATGCGCGGCAAGGGCTACACCGTGGCCATGGTGGGTGACGGCATCAACGATGCCCCGGCCCTGGCCGCCGCCGACGTCGGATTTGCCATCGGCACCGGCACGGACGTGGCCATCGAAAGTGCGTCCATTACCCTCATGCGGGGCTCCCTGCATGGCGTGCCGGACGCCATCCAGATCTCCCGGGCGACCGTAAAGAACATTCATCAGAACCTGTTCGGTGCCTTTATCTACAACAGTCTCGGTATTCCGATTGCCGCGGGGCTGCTGTACCCGGTCTGGGGCATTCTGATGAGCCCGATCCTGGCGGGCGCGGCCATGTCGCTGTCGTCGGTCACCGTGGTCACCAACGCCAACCGTTTGCGTTGGTTCAAGACCGGACAGGATGCCCGGCGGGAAGCACCGAAGACTGATCACGATCAACAAGAGGTGCGGAACTGA
- a CDS encoding DUF411 domain-containing protein, with product MKKQALGFALTAALGFSTPLLAAGAAQNIHVYKSPTCGCCTDWVKHLEANGFEVEVTETQNLNPVKIDAGLTPALASCHTAFIGDYVIEGHVPADDIHRLIAEAPQAKGLSVPGMPVGSPGMEMGDRKDHYQVLMFNDKGQTRVFSEYN from the coding sequence ATGAAGAAACAGGCTCTTGGATTTGCCCTGACGGCCGCACTGGGCTTCAGTACACCGCTGCTGGCCGCCGGCGCCGCCCAGAACATTCACGTGTACAAGTCGCCCACCTGTGGCTGCTGCACCGATTGGGTCAAGCACCTGGAAGCGAACGGCTTTGAGGTGGAGGTTACGGAGACCCAGAACCTGAACCCGGTCAAGATCGACGCCGGACTGACGCCGGCCCTGGCCAGCTGCCACACCGCGTTTATCGGTGACTACGTCATCGAGGGGCACGTGCCGGCGGACGACATCCATCGCCTGATTGCCGAGGCACCGCAAGCCAAGGGCCTGAGCGTACCGGGCATGCCGGTGGGCTCTCCCGGCATGGAGATGGGGGACCGCAAGGATCACTACCAGGTCCTGATGTTCAACGACAAGGGCCAGACCCGGGTGTTCTCGGAATACAACTAA
- a CDS encoding Fe2+-dependent dioxygenase has translation MILCIGEVLAAEQLERVRSALDNGRFEDGRKTAGWHARLVKNNEQMQVADETAQALRAEVEKALTGHPVFQMAVRPAKMTPILFSRYRDGMTYGNHVDDPVMGRGPGRLRTDISFTLFLDDPDSYDGGELVTDTTAGEQSYKLPAGSVVIYPSSTLHRVEPVTRGQRRVAIGWIQSTIRDPAQREVLFDLDTARRQLFEREGKTAEFDLLTKSLANLQRFWTEI, from the coding sequence ATGATTCTGTGTATTGGTGAGGTTCTGGCCGCCGAACAACTTGAGCGCGTGCGCTCGGCGCTGGACAACGGCCGTTTTGAGGACGGCCGTAAGACCGCAGGCTGGCATGCCCGTCTGGTCAAGAACAACGAACAGATGCAGGTGGCCGACGAGACCGCCCAGGCCTTGCGGGCGGAAGTGGAAAAGGCCCTCACCGGGCATCCGGTTTTCCAGATGGCGGTTCGGCCGGCGAAGATGACCCCCATCCTGTTCAGCCGGTACCGGGACGGCATGACCTATGGCAACCACGTGGATGACCCGGTGATGGGCCGCGGGCCAGGCCGGCTGCGGACCGACATCTCCTTTACCCTGTTCCTGGACGATCCGGACAGCTACGACGGCGGCGAGCTGGTCACCGACACCACCGCCGGGGAACAGTCCTACAAACTCCCCGCCGGCTCCGTGGTGATCTATCCCTCCTCCACCCTGCATCGGGTGGAACCGGTCACCCGCGGCCAGCGCAGGGTGGCCATCGGCTGGATCCAGAGCACCATCCGGGACCCGGCCCAGCGGGAGGTGCTGTTCGATCTCGACACCGCGCGCCGGCAGCTGTTTGAGCGGGAAGGCAAGACCGCCGAGTTCGACCTGCTCACCAAGTCGCTGGCCAATCTCCAGCGTTTCTGGACCGAAATCTAG
- a CDS encoding ribonuclease R family protein, with protein MLNADALSQLRQLKSDIEENKVVYPGTVKATNGRFGFVALDEGRDVFLPPEEMQKVLPGDRVNVTEQEVDKGKTQGVVDELLETRLTTFVGRYLVKGKGHFVVPETPGINRWIFIPPKERMNAQPDDYIYCEIHKHPIKDGKGQARILRVIGKAGEPGIERSLTLATFDLTDTWPEPVQAQADSLDEQAIEARETERQDRTAQPYVTIDSPGTQDMDDALLAEPNATGWTLSIAIADPTSLIEPGSPAEQEAFNRATAIYFPGEPLPMLPDSLSTRLCSLMPDVNRLALVCDLQVNNDGSLGDYSFHQAVIRSQRKLSYELVANLIEGREDDDIKALPDAVANSLDQLHQVAIALRKWRSEHALLSGDRPEFRLRLDENKRIRLIEPSVQNEAHRLVEECMVAANRCAADFLARQASGLFIQHPGLRDDRIDNIRALLESHAPHLSEVDANSAHGFRELMKHTEELDAEVPVKAIISRQLARAELGFKAAPHQGMGLDAYTTFTSPLRKFSDFYVHRLIKAALWDTPMNALTEEQLERLQQAQIRARQAANSLEAWLKSDFAKTLGDDVMTGVISRTVPAGFFVRLDTNGLEGFVSCKDLDGKYGFDPVTLRLIHNKNGRIFQIEQPVKVSFAGVDEERRQINFKLVEAEEIPATGKPASAG; from the coding sequence ATGCTCAATGCCGACGCTCTCAGCCAGTTGCGCCAGCTGAAATCCGACATCGAAGAAAACAAGGTGGTCTATCCCGGCACCGTCAAGGCCACGAACGGCCGATTCGGGTTCGTCGCCCTGGATGAGGGACGGGACGTGTTCCTGCCGCCCGAGGAGATGCAAAAAGTCCTGCCCGGCGACCGGGTGAACGTGACCGAACAGGAAGTGGACAAGGGCAAGACCCAGGGTGTCGTGGACGAACTGCTGGAAACCCGGCTGACCACCTTTGTCGGCCGATACCTGGTCAAGGGCAAGGGCCATTTCGTGGTGCCGGAAACACCGGGCATCAACCGCTGGATTTTCATTCCGCCGAAAGAGCGCATGAACGCCCAGCCCGACGATTACATCTATTGCGAGATCCACAAGCATCCGATCAAGGACGGCAAGGGCCAGGCCCGGATACTGAGGGTGATCGGCAAGGCCGGTGAACCGGGCATTGAACGCTCGCTCACCCTGGCAACCTTCGATCTGACGGACACCTGGCCGGAACCGGTCCAGGCCCAGGCCGACAGCCTGGATGAGCAAGCGATTGAAGCGCGGGAAACCGAGCGGCAGGATCGCACCGCGCAGCCCTATGTGACCATCGACAGCCCGGGCACCCAGGACATGGACGATGCGCTGCTGGCTGAGCCGAACGCCACCGGCTGGACCCTGTCGATCGCCATTGCCGACCCGACCTCACTGATCGAACCCGGAAGCCCGGCCGAACAGGAAGCCTTCAATCGTGCCACGGCGATCTACTTTCCGGGCGAACCACTGCCCATGCTCCCGGACAGCCTGAGCACTCGCCTGTGCTCACTGATGCCCGACGTCAACCGGCTGGCGCTGGTGTGTGACCTGCAGGTCAACAACGACGGCAGCCTGGGGGACTACAGCTTCCACCAGGCGGTCATCCGGTCCCAGCGCAAGCTCAGCTACGAGCTGGTGGCCAACCTGATCGAAGGCCGTGAAGACGACGACATCAAGGCACTGCCCGACGCCGTGGCCAACAGCCTGGATCAGCTGCATCAGGTGGCGATCGCTCTGCGCAAGTGGCGCAGCGAGCATGCCCTGCTCAGTGGGGACCGGCCCGAGTTCCGGCTCCGTCTGGATGAAAACAAGCGCATCCGCCTGATCGAACCCTCGGTCCAGAACGAGGCCCATCGCCTGGTCGAGGAATGCATGGTGGCCGCCAACCGCTGCGCGGCGGATTTCCTGGCTCGCCAGGCCTCGGGCCTGTTCATCCAGCATCCGGGGCTGCGGGACGACCGCATCGACAACATCCGTGCGCTGCTGGAAAGCCACGCCCCGCACCTGTCCGAGGTCGACGCCAACAGCGCGCACGGCTTCCGCGAGCTGATGAAACACACGGAAGAGCTCGACGCCGAGGTGCCGGTCAAGGCGATCATCTCCCGCCAGCTGGCCCGTGCGGAACTGGGCTTCAAGGCCGCGCCCCACCAGGGCATGGGACTGGACGCCTACACCACCTTCACGTCACCACTGCGGAAGTTCTCCGATTTCTATGTGCACCGCCTGATCAAAGCCGCGCTCTGGGATACCCCGATGAACGCCCTCACTGAGGAACAGCTGGAGCGCCTGCAGCAGGCCCAGATCCGGGCTCGCCAGGCGGCCAACAGCCTGGAAGCCTGGCTGAAAAGCGACTTTGCCAAGACCCTGGGCGACGACGTCATGACTGGCGTCATCAGCCGCACGGTGCCGGCCGGCTTCTTCGTCCGCCTGGACACCAACGGTCTGGAAGGCTTTGTCAGCTGCAAGGATCTGGACGGCAAATACGGCTTTGATCCGGTGACCCTGCGCCTGATTCACAACAAGAACGGTCGGATTTTCCAGATCGAGCAGCCGGTGAAAGTCAGTTTTGCCGGGGTCGACGAGGAACGCCGCCAGATCAACTTCAAGCTGGTGGAGGCGGAGGAAATCCCGGCCACCGGCAAGCCGGCCAGCGCCGGTTGA
- a CDS encoding acyltransferase: protein MLSFLPAPVIGVLNSILLGINTLFWCILLYIPAILKLIVPIKGFRVLCTRVIIAIAEAWVACNVGWMKLTHGTEWDVKGAEHLKRESWYLVLSNHQSWVDILAMQRVFNRRAPFLKFFLKQQLIWVPVIGLAWWGLDFPFMKRYTREYLIKHPEKRGEDLKATRIACEKFRYTPVSVMNFVEGTRFTQAKHDKQKSPYTHLLTPKAGGVAFVLDAMGDSIQTLVDVTIAYPGGAPTFWDFICGRVQEIKMEIHTVEIPEHLKGRDYSTDAEHRKNVKDWLAAQWRAKDERLQRMLG from the coding sequence ATGCTCAGTTTCCTTCCCGCTCCCGTTATTGGTGTCCTCAATTCCATCCTGCTCGGCATCAACACCCTGTTCTGGTGCATTCTGCTGTACATCCCGGCGATCCTTAAACTGATTGTCCCGATCAAGGGTTTTCGGGTGCTCTGCACCCGGGTGATCATTGCCATTGCCGAGGCCTGGGTGGCCTGTAATGTCGGTTGGATGAAACTGACTCACGGCACCGAATGGGATGTGAAAGGCGCCGAGCACCTGAAGCGGGAAAGCTGGTATCTGGTGCTCAGTAACCACCAGAGCTGGGTGGATATTCTGGCAATGCAACGGGTGTTTAACCGCCGGGCACCGTTTCTGAAGTTTTTCCTGAAACAGCAGCTGATCTGGGTACCGGTGATCGGCCTGGCCTGGTGGGGGCTGGATTTCCCCTTCATGAAACGCTACACCCGCGAGTATCTGATCAAGCATCCGGAAAAGCGTGGCGAGGACCTCAAGGCCACCCGCATTGCCTGCGAGAAATTCCGTTATACGCCGGTCAGCGTCATGAACTTCGTCGAAGGCACCCGGTTCACCCAGGCCAAGCACGACAAGCAGAAATCTCCCTACACCCACCTGCTCACGCCGAAGGCCGGTGGTGTGGCGTTTGTGCTGGATGCCATGGGCGATTCCATCCAGACCCTGGTGGATGTCACCATCGCCTACCCCGGCGGTGCGCCGACGTTCTGGGACTTCATCTGCGGCCGTGTGCAGGAGATCAAGATGGAGATCCACACCGTAGAGATCCCCGAGCACCTCAAGGGGCGGGACTATTCAACGGACGCGGAACACCGCAAGAATGTGAAAGACTGGCTGGCCGCTCAGTGGCGGGCCAAGGACGAACGCCTGCAGCGGATGTTGGGCTGA
- a CDS encoding alpha/beta fold hydrolase: MPNLLKSVADRASGLTRQTALYAGNAFDRVFRAASLVQAGQTPFETLHSDGLVSLRYYPPLAEDFIELDDTVIPVERQNHRTPVVIIPPLAVNMLIYDLFPQRSLVRFLRAKGFEVYLIDWGVPTRAHSHYNLHTYVAEFLPAYLNRVREHSGEQELSLHGWSLGGMFTLFYSALSNDQHVRNAIVLGSPIDSHASGILGLLNQRMADVADFVRNRTGFRIHDLKPHWFHTPGWANTIGFKLTNPIASVMSYWELVVRLGDREFVTNHATTSAFLDRMVAYPGGIIQDTVVRVWIDNQLSKGDIQIGDDIARLENVNANLLAIAGSEDTMVTPGAAKRVMDHVSSGDKTFRVVPGGHMGILAGSKAPKESWLELADWLAERSD, translated from the coding sequence ATGCCTAACCTACTCAAATCCGTCGCCGACCGGGCATCGGGCCTGACCCGGCAGACCGCGCTTTACGCCGGCAACGCTTTCGACCGGGTCTTTCGCGCGGCCAGTCTCGTTCAGGCCGGACAGACCCCGTTTGAAACCCTCCACAGCGACGGCCTGGTCAGCCTGCGCTATTACCCGCCGCTGGCCGAGGATTTCATCGAACTGGACGACACCGTGATTCCGGTCGAACGCCAGAACCACCGCACGCCCGTCGTCATCATTCCGCCGCTGGCCGTGAACATGCTCATCTACGACCTGTTCCCCCAGCGCAGCCTGGTTCGCTTCCTGCGTGCCAAAGGCTTCGAGGTCTACCTCATCGACTGGGGCGTACCGACCCGGGCCCACAGCCACTACAACCTTCACACCTACGTCGCCGAGTTTTTGCCGGCCTATCTGAACCGGGTTCGTGAGCACAGTGGCGAACAGGAACTGTCCCTGCATGGCTGGAGCCTGGGTGGCATGTTCACCCTGTTCTACTCGGCCCTGAGCAACGACCAGCACGTCCGTAACGCCATCGTCCTGGGCTCGCCCATCGACAGCCACGCCTCCGGCATCCTCGGGCTGCTGAACCAGCGCATGGCCGACGTCGCCGACTTCGTCCGCAACCGCACTGGGTTCCGGATCCACGATCTCAAGCCCCACTGGTTCCACACCCCCGGATGGGCCAACACCATCGGCTTCAAACTGACCAACCCCATCGCCAGCGTGATGAGCTACTGGGAACTGGTGGTGCGCCTGGGCGACCGGGAATTCGTCACCAACCACGCCACCACCTCGGCGTTTCTCGACCGGATGGTTGCCTACCCCGGCGGCATCATCCAGGACACCGTGGTGCGCGTCTGGATCGACAACCAGCTTTCCAAAGGCGACATCCAGATCGGCGACGACATCGCCCGGCTCGAGAATGTAAACGCCAACTTGCTCGCCATCGCCGGCAGCGAAGACACCATGGTCACCCCCGGCGCCGCCAAACGGGTGATGGACCACGTCAGCTCCGGGGACAAAACCTTCCGGGTGGTGCCGGGTGGTCACATGGGCATTCTGGCCGGAAGCAAGGCACCGAAGGAAAGCTGGCTGGAGCTGGCCGACTGGTTGGCCGAGCGGTCGGATTAA
- a CDS encoding haloacid dehalogenase type II produces MTMRLAFDVYGTLVDPMGMSELLRQDAGDQAGAVAALWREKQLEFSFRKGLMKVYEDFGVCTRQALRFAMATHKLPLSDQRENELLTAYLSLPAFDDSLPALKALKGNYPLFAFSNGTYPALEKVLGHNGLLDQFEGLVSVDDLKTFKPDPAVYAYARRATGAWDEPLCLVSSNAWDVIGARAAGLLAVWVRRDSQKVLEDWGIEPSAVIGSLSELPEALANL; encoded by the coding sequence ATGACCATGCGACTGGCGTTCGATGTGTACGGCACCCTGGTGGATCCCATGGGGATGTCGGAATTACTCAGGCAGGATGCCGGTGACCAAGCCGGGGCGGTGGCGGCCCTATGGCGGGAGAAACAGCTGGAGTTCTCGTTCCGAAAGGGCTTGATGAAGGTCTACGAGGATTTTGGTGTGTGCACCCGGCAGGCGCTTCGGTTTGCCATGGCAACCCACAAGTTGCCGTTGTCAGACCAGCGTGAGAACGAGTTGCTGACGGCCTATTTGTCGCTGCCCGCCTTTGACGATTCCCTGCCCGCCCTGAAGGCGCTGAAGGGCAATTATCCTCTGTTTGCCTTCTCCAATGGCACGTATCCGGCGTTGGAGAAAGTGCTGGGGCACAACGGCCTGCTTGACCAGTTCGAGGGGCTGGTGTCGGTGGATGACCTGAAGACGTTCAAACCCGATCCTGCCGTCTATGCCTACGCCCGTCGGGCGACTGGCGCCTGGGACGAACCGTTGTGCCTGGTGTCCAGTAATGCCTGGGATGTGATCGGGGCCCGGGCTGCGGGGTTGCTGGCGGTCTGGGTTCGGCGGGACTCGCAGAAGGTGCTGGAGGACTGGGGGATTGAGCCTTCGGCGGTGATCGGCTCCCTGTCTGAATTGCCAGAGGCCCTTGCGAACCTCTAG
- a CDS encoding LysR family transcriptional regulator, producing MNPIDTFNLDIRALGTFIAVLDEGSVSRAAVKLGVSQSAVSHTLDRLRQALGDPLFVKSGRGITPTRYALQAGPHIRQILDDLHSLASGPPFSPETAEFTFTIAANDYQRDLLLPPLAKALRRESPGIRLQVIPSGIPNADMLRKDVCDLILSPHAPEATDIMQRGLMADRMVVFYDPTQREAPKDLADYLKADHIALLFATGEKPSLEISLSARGLTRRNLVTVSNFSGLPEFLRGTDMLATAPELMSKHLLREFAWTPLPFDFKPFTLLMLWHRRNQNDPAHRWLRNHVNAVAATMNGLNP from the coding sequence ATGAACCCCATCGATACATTCAATCTGGACATCCGAGCCCTCGGAACCTTCATCGCCGTGCTCGACGAGGGCAGCGTGTCCCGCGCGGCGGTCAAACTGGGGGTCAGTCAGTCCGCGGTCAGCCACACCCTGGACCGATTACGGCAGGCCCTGGGCGACCCCCTGTTCGTGAAATCCGGACGCGGCATCACCCCCACCCGCTATGCCCTGCAGGCCGGACCGCACATTCGGCAGATCCTGGATGACCTGCATTCGCTGGCGTCCGGCCCGCCCTTTTCGCCGGAAACCGCCGAGTTCACCTTCACCATCGCCGCCAACGACTATCAGCGGGATCTTCTGCTGCCGCCCCTGGCCAAGGCGCTGCGCCGGGAATCCCCGGGTATTCGGCTGCAGGTGATTCCGTCCGGCATCCCCAATGCCGACATGCTGCGCAAGGACGTCTGCGACCTGATCCTGTCGCCCCATGCCCCGGAGGCGACCGACATCATGCAGCGGGGCCTGATGGCCGATCGCATGGTGGTGTTCTACGACCCGACCCAACGCGAGGCTCCGAAGGACCTGGCGGACTACCTCAAGGCCGACCACATCGCCCTGCTGTTCGCCACCGGCGAAAAACCCAGCCTGGAAATCTCCCTGTCGGCCCGCGGCCTGACCCGGCGGAACCTGGTAACCGTCTCCAACTTCTCCGGCCTGCCCGAATTCCTGCGTGGCACCGATATGCTGGCCACCGCGCCCGAACTGATGAGCAAGCACTTACTCCGGGAATTCGCCTGGACACCCCTGCCGTTCGACTTCAAACCCTTCACCCTACTGATGCTATGGCACCGCCGGAATCAGAATGACCCCGCCCACCGCTGGCTGCGGAATCACGTGAACGCCGTGGCGGCGACCATGAACGGTCTTAACCCATAA